The DNA segment AAGACGGTCGTGAAGTTTGCATTTTCTTGCGGGATCAACAAAGATGGATTGAAAATGGTCATATTGTTGATTTCGAGGGAGATATTGTTACTATCCGCTATGAAACCGAAGAAGACGACGAAATTAGTTCTTGGGAAGAAATGGTGCGCTTAGATAGTATCGGTGCCGTAACTCAAAAACTGGCTTGTGTATCTAAAATCAATACCGAAATCAATACCTCTGAAGATTGCCCCGAAGCCGAGCGAATCCGACCTCAGTTTCCCGAACCAGACCGAGATTAAGGATCTAGTTGAGAGTGCGAATGTTGTAGCCTGAGTTAACTGGTTTAGTTACAAGTTCTAGTCGTCTCTAGGTTCAAACACGGGACAGTAACCTTCAGGTATGACTTTAAATCCATAAAGAGGCGAAGCTCGATTCCAGCAGCGTTGACCGTTGTAATAAAGACAGCGATTGCAGCAATCTAAATCGGCAGATAATTTAGTTTCCTGAGCCGAATTGAGCAACTCTCTTTGAGATACCCCTCTAATAACTAATTCATCCCCCTGCCAACGACCTTCTATAATTCCCGTATCTGCAAGTTTAGTCCAGCGCGGATCGCTGCTAATTGTATCGGGAAAAGAAAAAGAAAATGTCGAGCCAATTTCATTCAATTCTCCTTCATAACTAATAGGTTGGGGAGTCATTGGCT comes from the Myxosarcina sp. GI1 genome and includes:
- a CDS encoding DUF6679 family protein, which encodes MLHRKIYQLCQDGREVCIFLRDQQRWIENGHIVDFEGDIVTIRYETEEDDEISSWEEMVRLDSIGAVTQKLACVSKINTEINTSEDCPEAERIRPQFPEPDRD